From a region of the Methylomonas rapida genome:
- the dinB gene encoding DNA polymerase IV: MQDSPRKIIHIDMDAFYAAVEQRDNPKLRNKPVIVGGKPDSRGVVATCSYEARRFGVHSAMPSSQAYRLCPQAIFIKPRFDAYREASEIIRGIFARYCERIEPLSLDEAYLDVSDSTLFHGSATLLAKQIKQDIKAETQLIASAGISYNKFLAKIASDLDKPDGLYLITPDRALEFVEKLPIGKFHGIGPATEKKMRELGISTGLDLKRTPLAVLQRHFGKSAAYYHDIAHGIDRRMVNARRDRKSIGVETTFAEDLADPLEIQQHLLGLLRQALKKLTEKQMTAYTLTIKIKYQNFVQITRGRTLQEAIADTPNTVLLLTDLLKNTGLGERKVRLLGVTLSALRSRDTLTGYRQMDLFEVM, encoded by the coding sequence ATGCAGGACTCACCGCGAAAAATCATCCACATCGACATGGATGCATTTTATGCCGCGGTCGAGCAGCGCGATAATCCCAAGCTTCGCAACAAACCCGTCATCGTGGGCGGCAAACCCGATTCGCGCGGCGTGGTCGCTACTTGCAGTTACGAGGCCAGGCGTTTTGGCGTCCATTCGGCCATGCCGTCTTCCCAAGCCTACAGGCTTTGCCCGCAAGCCATTTTCATCAAGCCACGCTTCGATGCCTACCGCGAGGCGTCCGAAATCATCCGCGGCATTTTTGCCCGCTATTGCGAAAGGATAGAGCCTTTGTCGCTGGACGAGGCCTACCTGGATGTCAGCGACAGTACCCTGTTTCACGGTTCGGCTACCTTATTGGCCAAGCAAATCAAGCAGGACATCAAAGCCGAGACTCAATTGATTGCCTCGGCCGGGATCTCCTACAATAAATTTCTGGCCAAAATCGCGTCGGACCTCGACAAACCGGATGGCTTGTATCTGATTACCCCGGACAGGGCCCTGGAGTTCGTGGAAAAACTGCCGATTGGCAAGTTTCATGGCATTGGTCCAGCGACCGAAAAGAAAATGCGGGAATTGGGAATATCGACCGGTCTCGATTTGAAGCGGACGCCGTTGGCGGTGTTGCAACGGCATTTCGGCAAGTCGGCGGCTTATTACCACGATATAGCCCACGGCATAGACCGACGCATGGTCAATGCTCGCCGGGACCGTAAATCGATCGGCGTAGAAACCACCTTTGCCGAAGATCTCGCCGATCCGCTAGAAATCCAGCAACATTTGCTGGGTTTATTGCGGCAAGCGCTGAAAAAACTGACGGAAAAGCAGATGACGGCGTATACCTTGACCATCAAAATCAAGTACCAGAATTTCGTTCAGATTACACGGGGGCGCACTTTGCAAGAGGCCATCGCCGACACCCCGAATACGGTTCTGCTGCTGACCGATTTACTGAAAAATACCGGCCTTGGCGAGAGAAAGGTTCGCCTGCTCGGCGTCACATTGTCCGCCTTGCGGTCACGCGATACGTTGACCGGCTATCGGCAAATGGACCTGTTCGAGGTTATGTGA
- a CDS encoding C40 family peptidase, translating into MRLPYRHIMGLALVMPVLLLAGCTSTEKLPISKQGSLGPGNTRAAIDALRLQGQPYVYGGKSPEEGFDCSGLVVYVYNRQGLKLPRTTQSLAQKLPMVNPEYRLPGDLLFFNTDKPFSHVGIYVGDDNFVHAPSSRTGRVMKSSLRQPYWRERFIGVRRPLLNPGLSFNSTGDTSCNYQ; encoded by the coding sequence ATGAGATTGCCTTACCGACACATCATGGGTTTAGCGCTGGTCATGCCGGTACTGTTATTGGCAGGTTGCACCAGCACGGAAAAATTGCCGATAAGCAAACAGGGTTCATTGGGCCCCGGCAATACCCGAGCCGCGATCGATGCCTTGCGATTGCAGGGCCAGCCTTATGTGTATGGCGGGAAATCGCCGGAGGAAGGTTTCGATTGCAGTGGGCTGGTGGTTTATGTCTATAACCGGCAGGGACTGAAGTTGCCGCGCACGACGCAATCGTTGGCGCAAAAACTGCCGATGGTAAACCCCGAATATCGCTTACCTGGCGATTTGCTGTTTTTCAATACCGACAAGCCGTTCTCGCACGTCGGGATTTATGTGGGGGATGATAATTTCGTGCATGCACCCAGCAGTCGCACCGGTCGCGTCATGAAGTCCAGCTTGCGGCAACCCTATTGGCGCGAACGCTTCATCGGCGTCCGTCGGCCGTTGCTTAATCCGGGGCTGTCATTCAACTCAACCGGCGATACGTCTTGTAATTATCAGTGA